In one window of Thermus aquaticus DNA:
- a CDS encoding RluA family pseudouridine synthase, whose translation MVRFRKEGLRLDQAVAEALGVSRARAQAWILEGRVRVGEKVVDKPAYRLKGEEVVVEPKEERPLVVPEDLPLPILYEDEDLLVLNKPPGLLTHPAPGVYTGTVVNALLGRYYEPQAVERPEMIRPGIVHRLDRDTSGVLVVAKHGGALEALSRAFRDRLVMKRYLALTEGHPKEGTLIAPIGRHPVERHKMHVGGVAPRYAETHFRVLATAGPHALVEARPHTGRTHQIRVHLKHLRAPILGDEVYGKKSPVIPRQALHAYELRLPHPRTGRILEFLAPVPADMARAWEALGGAWPEGIALEGV comes from the coding sequence GTGGTGCGCTTCCGCAAGGAGGGCCTGCGCCTGGACCAGGCGGTGGCCGAGGCCTTAGGGGTGAGCCGGGCCCGGGCCCAGGCCTGGATTCTGGAGGGCCGGGTGCGGGTGGGGGAGAAGGTGGTGGATAAGCCCGCCTACCGCCTCAAGGGGGAGGAGGTGGTGGTGGAGCCCAAGGAGGAGCGCCCCCTGGTGGTGCCCGAGGACCTGCCCCTTCCCATCCTTTACGAGGACGAGGACCTCCTGGTCCTCAACAAGCCCCCGGGCCTCCTCACCCACCCCGCCCCCGGGGTCTACACCGGCACCGTGGTCAACGCCCTTCTGGGCCGCTACTACGAGCCCCAGGCGGTGGAGCGCCCGGAGATGATCCGCCCCGGCATCGTCCACCGCCTGGACAGGGACACCAGCGGGGTCTTGGTGGTGGCCAAGCACGGGGGGGCCCTCGAGGCCCTCTCCCGGGCCTTCCGCGACCGCCTGGTCATGAAGCGCTACCTGGCCCTCACCGAGGGCCACCCCAAGGAGGGGACCCTCATCGCCCCCATCGGCCGCCACCCGGTGGAGCGGCACAAGATGCACGTGGGGGGCGTGGCCCCCCGCTACGCCGAGACCCACTTCCGGGTCCTGGCCACCGCCGGCCCCCACGCCCTGGTGGAGGCCAGGCCCCACACCGGCCGCACCCACCAGATCCGGGTCCACCTCAAGCACCTAAGGGCCCCCATCTTAGGGGACGAGGTCTACGGCAAGAAGAGCCCCGTCATCCCCCGCCAGGCCCTCCACGCCTACGAGCTCCGCCTGCCCCACCCCCGCACGGGGCGGATCCTGGAGTTTCTGGCCCCCGTCCCCGCCGACATGGCCCGGGCCTGGGAGGCCCTGGGGGGCGCGTGGCCGGAGGGGATCGCCCTGGAAGGGGTATAA
- a CDS encoding response regulator transcription factor → MPAILVVDDEPVFREMVTRLLQQEGYQVFQAENGEEAMAYLGRADLVVLDINMPRLGGLELLEIIREYDRDLPVLMLTAYDREEDRVKGLSLGADDYMGKPLRAREFLARVRALLRRSKRLESIKVGPLEIDPLSEEVRLNGQLLDLTPTEFRLLLALARHPGEAVSRQALFAQVWGLEEGVDERVVDTTVARLRKKLGDDARSPRFIATVFGRGYRLAVEDKASS, encoded by the coding sequence ATGCCCGCAATACTGGTGGTGGATGATGAGCCGGTCTTCCGGGAGATGGTGACCCGCCTTTTGCAACAGGAGGGATACCAGGTCTTCCAGGCTGAGAACGGGGAGGAGGCCATGGCTTATCTTGGGCGGGCTGACCTAGTGGTTTTGGACATCAACATGCCCCGGTTAGGGGGCCTTGAGCTTTTGGAGATCATCCGGGAGTACGACCGAGACCTCCCGGTCCTCATGTTGACCGCCTATGACCGGGAGGAGGATCGGGTGAAGGGACTTTCCTTGGGGGCAGATGATTACATGGGCAAGCCCCTTCGGGCCCGAGAGTTCCTGGCCCGGGTTAGGGCCTTGCTCCGACGCTCCAAGCGTTTGGAGAGCATCAAGGTGGGCCCTCTGGAGATAGATCCTCTTTCTGAGGAAGTCCGGCTCAATGGACAACTCCTGGACCTCACTCCCACGGAATTCCGCCTTCTTCTGGCCTTGGCCAGGCATCCTGGAGAAGCGGTCTCCCGGCAAGCTCTCTTCGCCCAGGTTTGGGGCTTAGAGGAGGGGGTGGACGAGCGGGTGGTGGACACTACTGTGGCGCGATTGCGCAAGAAGCTGGGCGATGATGCACGTTCTCCGCGGTTTATCGCCACAGTCTTCGGCCGGGGCTACCGCCTCGCTGTGGAGGATAAAGCTTCTTCTTGA
- a CDS encoding response regulator, whose protein sequence is MRVLVVDDEPFMGYLVGTLLLPLGHQVDVASSGEEALECLEREVYDLVLCDLVMPGIGGVETIRRIRVRGGPPVIALSASISPHHQELAFRAGAVAFLGKPFSRGDLLKIVAQIGEGGDARNTGGG, encoded by the coding sequence ATGCGGGTGCTAGTGGTGGATGATGAGCCCTTCATGGGGTATCTGGTGGGTACCCTTCTCCTTCCCCTAGGTCATCAGGTAGATGTGGCCTCCAGCGGCGAGGAAGCTTTGGAATGTCTGGAACGAGAGGTCTACGACCTGGTCCTCTGCGATCTGGTGATGCCGGGGATAGGTGGAGTGGAGACCATCCGGCGCATACGTGTCCGGGGAGGTCCCCCCGTGATCGCCCTTTCTGCCAGCATTTCTCCGCACCACCAAGAGCTGGCCTTTAGAGCGGGAGCAGTGGCGTTTTTGGGAAAGCCCTTTAGCCGGGGCGATCTTCTGAAGATCGTTGCCCAAATAGGGGAGGGAGGGGATGCCCGCAATACTGGTGGTGGATGA